Proteins encoded by one window of Rutidosis leptorrhynchoides isolate AG116_Rl617_1_P2 chromosome 7, CSIRO_AGI_Rlap_v1, whole genome shotgun sequence:
- the LOC139860300 gene encoding uncharacterized protein, protein MMIPEESSSSSSILSESKLGFDSAKSLPPECPLHWRVDIDLLMSAGLYDKVDNILKQQYYLQPNANGDGTDNEFDEWMNLVFSDAPVSHELCHEFHSSFKLKENLEDMNDKEFMTFKLGGRPHQMSLEDFTMCLTIYYPEDLREQHVRDYIMSGTRVSDAINDGFDAINVWKKFSSSSSWSHHNGDVDFMSIDMDDDDDVEFRLIHMLLARCIFHRTKDLDKVYLSDLWYMEQIRSKTQVNIPYCVAYYLKHFAVTTGGDGQRIICGGHFVSLIARHLGLFEYDVQTVGNDKLYCGLITCGQYRKAKIISVSVFGKNVTRFTPGIDELPDDDDNDVHYDDISEVEEENPVSRKKKKKKKNYGGICKILMARIVDHEEVEVTKKIIEDYVQKNQLSKNQLAEIDEHFAQIESQLHSVRSTIRDLAGTSLAT, encoded by the coding sequence ATGATGATTCCGGAagaatcttcttcttcttcttcgatccTCTCTGAGTCAAAGTTGGGGTTTGACTCCGCCAAATCACTACCACCTGAGTGTCCTCTGCATTGGAGAGTGGACATTGATTTATTGATGAGCGCTGGGTTATACGATAAAGTAGATAACATATTGAAACAACAATACTACTTACAACCAAATGCAAATGGAGATGGTACTGATAATGAATTTGATGAATGGATGAATTTGGTTTTTTCGGATGCGCCTGTTTCTCATGAACTTTGTCACGAGTTCCATTCGAGCTTTAAATTAAAAGAAAATCTGGAAGACATGAATGATAAGGAGTTCATGACATTTAAATTGGGTGGTAGACCCCACCAAATGTCTTTGGAGGATTTTACAATGTGCTTAACGATATACTACCCGGAAGACCTGCGTGAGCAGcacgttagagattacataatgTCAGGTACTCGGGTTTCTGATGCGATTAATGATGGTTTTGATGCAATTAATGTTTGGAAAAAGTTTAGTTCCTCCTCCTCTTGGTCCCACCATAATGGTGATGTTGATTTTATGTCTATagatatggatgatgatgatgatgttgagttCCGTTTGATCCACATGTTATTGGCTCGTTGTATTTTCCATCGGACGAAGGACTTGGACAAGGTCTACTTGTCTGACCTATGGTACATGGAACAAATACGGTCTAAAACTCAGGTCAACATTCCTTATTGTGTGGCCTACTATTTGAAACATTTTGCCGTCACCACTGGGGGAGACGGTCAAAGAATTATTTGTGGGGGGCATTTTGTATCCCTAATAGCCCGTCACTTGGGCTTGTTCGAATACGATGTTCAAACTGTTGGTAACGATAAGCTATATTGTGGCTTGATTACTTGTGGACAGTATCGCAAGGCAAAGATTATTTCTGTGTCTGTGTTTGGCAAAAACGTTACCCGTTTTACTCCAGGTATAGATGAACTtcctgatgatgatgataatgatgttcaTTATGATGATATTtctgaagtagaagaagaaaacccGGTAtctaggaagaagaagaagaagaagaagaattatgGGGGGATATGTAAAATTTTAATGGCTAGGATTGTGGATCACGAGGAAGTTGAAGTGACAAAGAAAATTATTGAGGACTATGTCCAAAAGAACCAGCTTTCTAAGAATCAATTAGCTGAAATTGATGAACATTTTGCTCAAATTGAGTCTCAACTGCATAGTGTCCGTTCGACGATTCGAGATTTGGCCGGAACATCACTCGCAACTTGA